Proteins from a genomic interval of Pseudomonas versuta:
- a CDS encoding polyamine ABC transporter substrate-binding protein: protein MIRMTLLPLMLAATLSQAAETVKVYNWSDYIAPDTMKSFSRDSGIAFTYDVFDSNETLDGKLMTGNSGYDVVFPSNHFMARQIQGAALKKLDKRQLPNWKNLNPVLLKALEVNDPGNQHGFPYLWGSTGIGYNVAKVKAVLGDDAPVDSWDLIFKPENMEKLSKCGVAILDNGPEVLPAALNYLGLPHHSKNPEDYKKAEALLMKVRPFISYFHSSKYTSDLANGNICVAVGFSGDILQAETRAKEAGNGVDIGYSIPREGAAIWFDMVAMPVDAPDEKAAYSFMNYLLRPDVMAGISNYVHYANGNEQADALVSPEIKADTKVYPTAAMMDKLFALQAMPLNIDRIRTRLWTKIKAGD, encoded by the coding sequence ATGATCCGTATGACCCTGTTGCCCCTGATGTTGGCCGCCACCTTGTCTCAGGCCGCCGAGACCGTGAAGGTCTATAACTGGTCGGACTACATTGCGCCCGACACGATGAAGAGCTTTTCCCGTGATTCCGGGATTGCTTTCACCTATGACGTGTTTGACAGCAACGAGACCCTGGACGGCAAGTTGATGACCGGTAACTCCGGGTATGACGTGGTGTTTCCCTCCAACCACTTTATGGCGCGACAGATTCAGGGCGCAGCACTGAAGAAGCTCGACAAGCGCCAGCTGCCCAACTGGAAAAACCTTAACCCGGTGCTGCTCAAGGCGCTGGAGGTCAATGATCCGGGGAACCAGCATGGCTTCCCGTACCTGTGGGGCAGTACCGGTATCGGCTACAACGTGGCCAAGGTCAAAGCGGTATTGGGGGATGACGCCCCCGTGGATTCCTGGGACTTGATTTTCAAGCCTGAAAACATGGAGAAGCTCAGCAAATGCGGGGTCGCTATCCTTGATAACGGCCCGGAGGTATTGCCCGCAGCACTGAACTACCTGGGCTTGCCCCATCACAGCAAGAACCCCGAAGACTACAAAAAGGCCGAAGCGCTGCTGATGAAGGTCCGCCCCTTTATCAGCTACTTTCACTCGTCCAAGTACACCAGCGACCTGGCCAACGGCAATATTTGTGTAGCGGTAGGTTTTTCGGGAGACATTCTGCAGGCCGAAACCCGGGCCAAAGAAGCCGGCAATGGGGTCGATATCGGTTATTCGATTCCCAGGGAAGGTGCCGCGATCTGGTTTGACATGGTGGCCATGCCCGTGGATGCGCCGGACGAAAAGGCCGCTTACAGCTTTATGAACTACTTGCTGCGCCCGGACGTGATGGCCGGCATCAGCAACTACGTGCATTACGCCAATGGCAATGAGCAGGCCGATGCCCTGGTCAGCCCTGAGATCAAGGCTGACACCAAGGTCTATCCAACGGCGGCGATGATGGACAAGCTGTTTGCCCTTCAGGCCATGCCGCTGAATATCGACCGTATCCGTACGCGGCTATGGACCAAAATCAAGGCCGGTGACTGA
- a CDS encoding cupin domain-containing protein has translation MRITQFKNTARVPLQESFPVAVPLDTPVAITSVTSVERTDGVETGIWECTPGRWRRQIVAQEFCHFIQGRCTFTPDDGETLIIEAGDALMLPANSAGIWDIQETVRKTYVLIL, from the coding sequence ATGCGTATCACTCAATTCAAAAACACCGCCCGGGTACCGTTGCAAGAGTCCTTCCCGGTGGCCGTGCCGCTGGACACGCCGGTGGCCATCACCTCGGTGACCTCTGTCGAGCGTACCGACGGGGTCGAAACCGGCATCTGGGAGTGCACCCCCGGGCGCTGGCGCCGGCAGATTGTGGCGCAAGAGTTTTGTCACTTTATTCAGGGCCGCTGCACCTTCACCCCGGATGACGGAGAAACCCTGATCATAGAAGCGGGCGATGCACTGATGTTGCCTGCCAACAGTGCCGGCATCTGGGACATCCAGGAGACCGTGCGCAAGACCTATGTACTGATCCTTTGA
- a CDS encoding NAD(P)/FAD-dependent oxidoreductase: MPAWRSISLWMDQLGDELAPRPTLEHDLDVDVAIIGAGYTGLWTAYYLKRHAPELSIAIVEAQTAGFGASGRNGGWLMGNLLGEDRMLAGLSPGQRRESFDLLHGIPDEVKNVIDREGIDCDYRKGGALYCAARYPEQEASLRSYLASLYAEGLNESDYHWLSPDELAQQIRVARPYGGIFTPHVATIHPARLVRGLARAVERMGVRIFEQSPVTQWQPGQVSTARARVRSRWVVPAVEGYANTLPALGRYQLPVQSLLVATEPLSQSVWDEIGLSRGQAFSESSRQVTYGQRTVDDRLVFGARGGYQFGGRLRENFDLSESEIELRRYLFGELFPQLENVRISHAWGGNLGMSRRFHPHMLCDRRQGIALSGGYGGEGVGASHLGGRTLADLILQRDTLEVKQPWVLTEGGLGALRAWEPEPCRWLGYNAIIRSFVHEDKTLANPHSPPWRRKLATRVAGFMEGFMQ; the protein is encoded by the coding sequence ATGCCAGCATGGCGCTCAATCAGTTTATGGATGGACCAGCTTGGAGACGAGCTTGCTCCGCGGCCGACGCTCGAGCACGACCTGGATGTCGATGTGGCCATCATCGGTGCCGGCTATACGGGGCTGTGGACTGCGTATTACCTCAAGCGCCATGCGCCTGAACTGAGCATTGCCATTGTTGAAGCGCAAACAGCCGGCTTTGGCGCGTCCGGTCGCAATGGTGGCTGGCTGATGGGTAACTTGCTCGGTGAGGACCGGATGCTTGCGGGTCTTTCACCCGGGCAGCGTCGAGAGTCCTTCGATTTGCTGCATGGCATCCCCGATGAAGTGAAGAACGTCATTGACCGTGAAGGCATCGACTGCGATTACCGCAAAGGTGGTGCTTTGTATTGCGCGGCCCGTTACCCCGAACAAGAAGCCAGTTTGCGCAGCTACCTGGCCAGCCTCTACGCCGAAGGCTTGAACGAATCCGACTATCACTGGCTGAGCCCGGATGAACTGGCGCAACAGATCCGTGTTGCCAGGCCTTATGGCGGCATTTTTACGCCGCATGTTGCGACCATTCACCCGGCCAGACTGGTACGCGGCCTGGCCCGTGCCGTTGAGCGCATGGGCGTGCGGATCTTCGAACAAAGCCCGGTCACGCAATGGCAGCCGGGCCAGGTGTCCACCGCCAGGGCCCGGGTGCGCAGCCGTTGGGTGGTACCTGCGGTAGAAGGCTACGCCAATACCCTGCCAGCCCTGGGGCGCTATCAATTGCCGGTGCAGAGCCTGCTGGTCGCCACTGAACCTTTGTCGCAATCGGTGTGGGACGAGATCGGGCTCTCCCGGGGGCAGGCTTTCAGCGAGAGCAGCCGCCAGGTCACTTATGGCCAGCGCACAGTCGATGACCGCCTGGTGTTCGGTGCGCGCGGGGGCTATCAGTTCGGCGGGCGCCTGCGGGAGAACTTCGACCTCAGCGAGAGCGAAATAGAACTGCGCCGTTACCTGTTTGGTGAACTGTTCCCGCAGCTTGAAAACGTACGTATCAGCCATGCCTGGGGCGGCAATCTGGGGATGTCGCGGCGGTTTCACCCGCACATGCTCTGTGACCGCCGGCAAGGTATTGCACTGTCGGGCGGATATGGCGGCGAAGGGGTAGGCGCCAGCCATCTGGGGGGACGCACCCTGGCTGACCTGATTTTGCAGCGCGACACCCTTGAGGTTAAACAGCCCTGGGTGTTGACCGAAGGCGGGCTGGGCGCACTCCGGGCCTGGGAACCGGAACCCTGCCGCTGGCTGGGTTACAACGCGATTATCCGCAGCTTCGTCCATGAAGACAAAACCCTGGCCAATCCCCACAGCCCGCCCTGGCGGCGCAAGCTTGCCACGCGGGTGGCCGGGTTTATGGAAGGTTTCATGCAGTAA
- a CDS encoding helix-turn-helix domain-containing protein, with the protein MSDPVDGPEQTRATGQTVMRYHLCWKHRDLDGVMALYHPDVCYHDFFQNRVMALGELREYVQQSMPREADEALEHSDRIRLDGDTAFIQYRMTLRGSQGLVSFRASEAITVRDGLIWRVNEYASLVHETAVNPALQPSLRPAVSRLGLSARQLSFMARDLQSYFERQQPYLDPQLDLQQVAKACGYTRNQMSYLLNQVLGQSFYRYVNQARLRHVLAAMDAAVTPAKVDEVAFAAGFNSISAFYSCFRQHTGQSPKAYARQISLRVRAQDFP; encoded by the coding sequence ATGTCAGACCCCGTTGACGGCCCCGAACAGACCCGCGCTACCGGCCAGACTGTGATGCGCTACCACTTGTGCTGGAAGCATCGTGACCTGGACGGGGTGATGGCGCTTTACCACCCGGATGTGTGTTATCACGACTTTTTCCAGAATCGGGTCATGGCCCTCGGCGAGCTGCGCGAGTACGTGCAGCAGTCCATGCCAAGAGAAGCCGATGAAGCACTGGAACATAGCGACCGCATTCGTCTCGATGGCGATACCGCGTTCATTCAATACCGCATGACCCTGCGCGGCAGTCAGGGGCTGGTGTCGTTCCGTGCCAGCGAAGCGATCACGGTGCGTGACGGCTTGATCTGGCGGGTCAATGAGTACGCCTCGCTGGTCCACGAAACAGCCGTGAACCCTGCGCTACAGCCCTCATTAAGGCCGGCGGTGAGCCGTCTCGGGCTTTCTGCCCGGCAATTGAGTTTTATGGCCCGTGACCTGCAAAGCTACTTCGAGCGCCAGCAACCCTATCTCGACCCCCAGCTCGACCTGCAACAAGTGGCAAAAGCCTGTGGCTATACGCGCAACCAGATGTCGTACTTGCTCAATCAGGTGCTCGGGCAAAGCTTTTATCGCTATGTGAATCAGGCCCGTCTGCGGCATGTGCTGGCCGCCATGGATGCTGCGGTTACGCCGGCGAAAGTCGATGAAGTGGCATTCGCGGCCGGCTTCAATTCGATCTCGGCGTTCTACAGCTGTTTTCGCCAGCACACTGGCCAGTCACCCAAGGCTTACGCCAGGCAAATTTCTTTGCGGGTACGCGCGCAAGACTTTCCCTGA
- a CDS encoding DUF1652 domain-containing protein, with product MNQTSNIHKVTFPNACQLMRWHFHPMGFEATMDAPGSMVARLFDRASGETFIAIAGIPCAATMTPSQVSHIIQAVEDELESFVPPVAWRAQA from the coding sequence ATGAACCAGACAAGCAACATACACAAGGTTACCTTCCCCAACGCCTGCCAGCTGATGCGCTGGCATTTTCATCCAATGGGCTTCGAGGCGACCATGGATGCGCCGGGAAGCATGGTCGCGCGCTTGTTTGACCGCGCCAGTGGCGAAACCTTCATCGCCATCGCCGGCATCCCCTGCGCAGCCACCATGACCCCCAGTCAGGTGAGCCATATCATCCAGGCGGTGGAAGACGAACTCGAAAGTTTCGTACCGCCGGTGGCCTGGCGGGCACAAGCCTGA
- a CDS encoding UvrD-helicase domain-containing protein, with translation MPQHIPDLPEELAPLTRLPLLKRLAARLFGSGLTHLRAQHAASWLQGQADGFRSGHSAGVDYGFQEGRVEGLEEGRQVLIISDTRPQVLRAPGIDDNLFDDWRLPLTGELKKQIKADVAALLPEQAQPSAAQWKMIFSDTPSTSVVAGAGAGKSTSLVLRILLLSHYLGFELSSMTVVTFTRESRKDFISKLQSIFALWGRTLSLKEARDVVRTFHSRILPMVRSLPGYSQLQAFETLSTRSLLNDDDSDSNPFDLRINDAQRQQLNACYHGLYTRDERFRDTLAPLCRHALQLKELERDHPDVQKRMAVTELAAKRDEELCDTLEDLWFAAGAWPIQGIEPSRETVQINGSQFHCHGYVPQLDAWVVLGFDPRENPQICRPGAKLSVRAEWAVKRTLFRAFCSKPLIWLESYDAAKRVIASLAGDASAGPGFDYKLKGELSSAPLLDCFVAAASFIENLGLDVAAAVGEMRFAKDDPDRHFFEALSLYWRALEDHLLAQSPPVMTYNRMFSLFGENTPQNFKLLSHEQLRPLSHLMIDEFQDVSPQIVSWLRASLREIRSRGPAMHVGRGAQRSSLLCVGDDWQSIYGWRGSSPKYFMEFNKEFPSPATTRVMLSDNFRSHQHIIDAAEHIVRAAPSIAGKRAKASGDPKTPVPVNVLSRDDQGLAARLTEHYNAGDSILMLYRKSSDKLLIEKDIQSVVNVDSRLSPEDRRLKQLTYHSSKGLQADAVFLLGDCQHLTSSPYKNQVYRMAGLGKDSDPDPYDTAQKDEILRLAYVGITRAVTHCYWYLESPDAQGPNIPKASDRIPRGKAFFEDQRKVSEHAG, from the coding sequence GTGCCGCAACACATTCCCGATCTGCCTGAAGAACTTGCCCCCCTGACCCGATTGCCTTTGCTCAAGCGTCTGGCCGCCAGACTGTTTGGCAGCGGCCTGACCCATTTGCGCGCACAACATGCGGCCTCCTGGTTACAGGGCCAGGCGGACGGGTTTCGCAGCGGTCACAGCGCCGGGGTGGATTACGGCTTTCAAGAAGGCCGCGTCGAAGGGCTGGAAGAGGGCCGGCAGGTATTGATCATCAGTGATACTCGCCCCCAGGTACTGCGTGCGCCCGGCATTGATGACAATCTGTTCGATGACTGGCGCCTGCCCTTGACTGGCGAGCTTAAAAAACAGATTAAGGCCGATGTTGCAGCGCTCCTCCCCGAGCAGGCTCAGCCCAGTGCTGCACAGTGGAAGATGATTTTCAGTGACACGCCGTCGACGTCGGTGGTGGCCGGTGCCGGTGCCGGCAAGTCGACATCGCTGGTTCTGCGCATTCTGTTGCTCAGCCACTATTTGGGTTTTGAACTGAGCTCAATGACGGTGGTGACGTTCACCCGCGAGTCGCGCAAGGACTTCATCAGCAAGCTGCAATCCATTTTTGCCTTGTGGGGCCGCACCTTGAGTCTCAAGGAGGCGCGGGATGTGGTCCGCACCTTCCACTCGCGGATTTTGCCCATGGTCCGCAGCTTGCCCGGCTACAGCCAGTTGCAGGCCTTTGAGACCCTGAGTACACGCAGTCTGCTCAATGACGATGACAGCGACAGCAACCCCTTTGACCTGCGCATTAATGATGCCCAGCGCCAACAACTGAATGCCTGCTACCACGGGCTCTATACCCGAGATGAGCGTTTTCGCGACACCCTGGCACCGCTGTGCAGGCATGCCCTGCAGCTCAAGGAGCTGGAGCGCGATCACCCCGATGTACAAAAACGCATGGCAGTGACTGAGCTGGCCGCCAAGCGTGACGAAGAACTGTGCGACACCCTCGAAGATCTGTGGTTTGCCGCAGGTGCCTGGCCCATCCAGGGCATTGAACCGAGTCGTGAAACCGTACAAATCAATGGCTCGCAGTTCCACTGCCACGGGTACGTGCCACAACTGGACGCCTGGGTCGTTCTGGGCTTTGATCCGCGCGAAAACCCGCAAATCTGCAGGCCGGGGGCCAAGTTGAGCGTGCGCGCGGAATGGGCTGTTAAACGCACACTGTTTCGAGCTTTTTGCAGTAAGCCTTTGATTTGGTTGGAAAGCTATGATGCTGCAAAGCGTGTTATTGCTTCGCTGGCGGGCGACGCGAGTGCCGGGCCGGGCTTTGATTACAAGCTCAAGGGCGAGTTGAGTTCGGCGCCATTGCTGGACTGTTTTGTCGCTGCTGCCAGCTTTATCGAGAACCTGGGGCTCGATGTTGCCGCTGCTGTGGGGGAAATGCGATTTGCCAAAGATGATCCGGACCGTCATTTCTTCGAGGCCCTGAGCCTGTACTGGCGCGCGCTGGAAGATCACTTGCTGGCGCAATCGCCCCCGGTGATGACCTATAACCGCATGTTTTCGCTGTTCGGCGAGAACACGCCGCAAAACTTCAAATTATTGAGCCATGAGCAACTGCGGCCGTTGTCGCATTTGATGATTGATGAATTCCAGGACGTCTCGCCGCAAATCGTTTCCTGGTTGCGTGCCAGCTTGCGTGAAATCCGCAGCCGCGGCCCGGCGATGCATGTCGGGCGGGGCGCCCAGCGTTCGTCGTTACTGTGTGTGGGGGATGACTGGCAGTCGATCTATGGCTGGCGCGGCAGTTCGCCCAAGTACTTCATGGAGTTCAACAAGGAATTCCCGTCGCCCGCTACCACGCGGGTGATGCTCAGCGACAACTTCCGCAGCCATCAGCACATCATCGATGCTGCCGAGCATATCGTCCGCGCGGCGCCATCCATTGCCGGGAAACGCGCCAAAGCCAGCGGCGACCCGAAGACGCCAGTGCCGGTGAATGTATTGAGTCGCGATGATCAGGGGCTGGCTGCGCGCTTGACCGAGCATTACAACGCCGGCGATAGCATCTTGATGTTGTATCGAAAAAGCAGCGATAAGCTATTGATTGAAAAGGATATTCAGTCTGTAGTTAATGTGGATTCTAGATTGTCGCCAGAAGATCGCCGGCTCAAGCAACTGACTTATCACAGTTCCAAGGGCTTGCAGGCCGACGCGGTATTCCTGCTGGGTGACTGTCAGCACCTGACGTCTTCGCCGTATAAAAACCAGGTTTACCGCATGGCGGGCCTGGGCAAGGACAGCGACCCGGACCCTTACGACACCGCGCAGAAAGATGAAATTTTGCGCCTGGCCTATGTCGGTATTACCCGTGCGGTCACGCATTGCTATTGGTACCTGGAAAGTCCCGACGCCCAGGGCCCGAACATCCCCAAGGCGTCGGACCGCATCCCGCGGGGCAAGGCGTTTTTTGAGGATCAGCGCAAGGTATCTGAGCACGCCGGTTAG
- a CDS encoding pirin family protein, producing the protein MLELRPFNTLGGANHGWLDAHHHFSFAEYYDPTRMNWGNLRVWNDDVIAPGTGFPKHAHRDMEIITYVREGAISHEDNLGNKGRTEAGDVQVMSAGTGIAHSEYNMESTPTKIFQIWIIPNQEGDAPTWGARPFPKGQREGFVTLASGKQGDHESLRIRADARLVAANLRAGETAEYQLESGRRAYLVPATGVVEVNGLRAGARDGVAIVDETLLRVTAIEDSEIVLVDVA; encoded by the coding sequence ATGCTTGAACTCAGACCCTTCAACACCCTGGGCGGCGCAAACCATGGCTGGTTGGACGCTCACCACCACTTTTCGTTCGCCGAATACTACGACCCGACCCGGATGAACTGGGGCAACCTGCGGGTGTGGAACGACGACGTGATCGCCCCCGGCACCGGTTTTCCGAAACATGCCCATCGCGACATGGAAATCATCACCTATGTTCGCGAAGGTGCAATCAGCCATGAAGACAACCTGGGCAACAAAGGCCGCACTGAAGCCGGTGACGTGCAAGTCATGAGTGCGGGCACCGGGATTGCCCACAGCGAATACAACATGGAGTCGACCCCGACCAAAATCTTCCAGATATGGATCATTCCCAATCAGGAAGGTGACGCACCGACCTGGGGCGCCAGGCCCTTCCCCAAAGGCCAGCGCGAAGGCTTTGTCACCCTGGCCAGTGGCAAGCAAGGCGACCACGAAAGCCTGCGCATCCGGGCCGATGCACGCCTGGTGGCGGCTAATCTGAGGGCCGGCGAAACAGCTGAATATCAGCTCGAAAGCGGTCGCAGGGCCTATCTGGTACCGGCCACCGGCGTAGTAGAAGTCAATGGTTTGCGAGCAGGCGCCCGGGATGGCGTGGCCATCGTCGATGAGACCCTGTTGCGGGTCACGGCAATTGAAGACAGCGAAATCGTGCTGGTGGATGTGGCCTGA
- the punC gene encoding purine nucleoside transporter PunC: MKNSFGFTCYLAGLSMLGYLAMDMYLPAFGTLRSELGLSAGSVGASLSIFLAGFAFGQLLWGPLSDRLGRKPVLLAGLSMFALGCLGMLWVDNSVLLLSLRFIQAIGICAAAVTWQALVIDRYPADKANRVFASIMPLMALSPALAPLLGAVVLNHLGWQAIFSVLLGLALLLIVPTLLLKEKVRTTTRAATSTVSYWQLLRTPGFSGNVMIFAACSASFFAWLTASPFILGDMGYSPSDIGLSYAFPTLAFMIGGYSCRSALQRIKGHTLLPWLLLAYCISMVGLYCVATLTVPTLTTLLIPFCLMALVNGASYPIVVAHALMPFSENSGKAAALQNTLQLGLCFLGSLLVSGFITEPLQITVEVMLATAPLAVLGYLIQRRKSPARACVTG, translated from the coding sequence ATGAAAAACTCTTTCGGTTTTACCTGTTACCTCGCGGGGCTCAGCATGCTGGGCTACCTGGCCATGGATATGTACTTGCCGGCCTTTGGCACGTTGCGCAGCGAGCTGGGCCTTTCGGCCGGATCTGTCGGCGCCAGCCTGAGCATATTTCTGGCCGGCTTTGCCTTTGGTCAGCTGCTGTGGGGGCCGCTCTCTGATCGCTTGGGGCGCAAGCCGGTGCTGCTGGCCGGCTTGTCGATGTTTGCACTGGGTTGCCTGGGGATGTTGTGGGTCGATAACAGCGTGTTGCTCTTGAGCCTGCGGTTTATCCAGGCGATCGGCATCTGCGCGGCGGCGGTTACATGGCAAGCCCTGGTGATTGATCGCTACCCGGCCGATAAAGCCAATCGGGTGTTTGCCAGCATCATGCCGTTGATGGCCTTGTCGCCAGCATTGGCCCCGTTGCTGGGGGCTGTGGTGCTGAACCATCTGGGCTGGCAGGCGATTTTCAGCGTCCTGCTCGGATTGGCCCTGCTGCTGATCGTGCCGACCTTGTTGCTCAAGGAAAAAGTGCGCACAACAACCAGGGCGGCAACCAGCACCGTGAGCTATTGGCAGTTGCTGCGTACGCCGGGTTTCAGCGGCAACGTGATGATTTTTGCCGCGTGCTCGGCCAGTTTCTTCGCCTGGTTGACGGCTTCACCCTTCATCCTTGGCGATATGGGCTACAGCCCGAGTGATATCGGGTTGAGCTACGCGTTTCCGACCCTGGCTTTCATGATCGGTGGTTACAGCTGCCGCAGTGCCTTGCAGCGCATCAAGGGCCACACGCTTTTGCCGTGGCTGCTACTGGCATATTGCATCAGCATGGTGGGCCTGTATTGCGTTGCGACGCTGACCGTGCCGACGCTGACGACGTTGCTGATCCCGTTTTGTTTGATGGCGCTGGTTAACGGCGCAAGCTATCCGATCGTGGTTGCCCATGCACTGATGCCGTTTTCGGAGAATTCGGGCAAGGCCGCCGCCTTGCAAAACACCCTGCAGCTGGGCCTGTGTTTCCTGGGCAGCCTGCTGGTCTCGGGTTTTATCACTGAACCACTGCAGATTACCGTTGAGGTGATGCTGGCCACGGCTCCCCTGGCAGTGCTGGGGTATCTGATCCAGCGCCGCAAATCACCTGCGCGGGCCTGTGTCACAGGCTGA
- the punR gene encoding DNA-binding transcriptional activator PunR, which translates to MWSEYSLDVIDAVARHGSFSGAAQELHRVPSAVSYTVRQLEQWLAVPLFIRRHRDVELTPAGQMFVKEARDVMKKMLGTRRLCQQVANGWSGQLRVNVDSIVKHPRCRQMVIDFYRHFPDVELIVQYEVYNGVWDALVDGRTDLVIGATRAVPVAGSFAFRDMGFLHWLCVVSPQHPLARVEGLLGDEQLRPYPSLCMDDTSRSLPKRDTWTLDNQRRMMVPDWTTGLACLTDGLCVGMVPAHLAQPLIERGQLLALHLQQPFPASPSCIAWVQSNHSPAMNWLLEYLGDTPTLSQEWLNDAGSEGQ; encoded by the coding sequence ATGTGGTCTGAATACTCCCTGGACGTAATCGATGCCGTCGCCCGACACGGTAGCTTCAGTGGTGCTGCACAGGAGTTGCACCGCGTGCCTTCGGCTGTCAGCTATACCGTGCGCCAGCTCGAGCAATGGCTGGCCGTGCCGTTGTTTATACGCCGCCACCGAGATGTCGAGCTGACCCCGGCCGGGCAAATGTTCGTCAAGGAAGCACGCGATGTAATGAAAAAAATGCTCGGCACCCGCCGCCTGTGCCAACAGGTCGCCAATGGCTGGAGCGGCCAGTTGCGAGTGAACGTGGATTCGATCGTCAAACACCCGCGATGCCGGCAAATGGTGATCGACTTCTACCGGCACTTTCCCGATGTGGAGCTGATTGTTCAGTACGAGGTGTACAACGGCGTGTGGGATGCACTGGTCGATGGCCGCACCGACCTGGTCATCGGCGCCACCAGGGCCGTTCCGGTGGCAGGCAGTTTTGCTTTCCGCGACATGGGCTTTCTGCACTGGCTGTGCGTGGTCAGCCCGCAGCATCCGCTGGCGAGAGTTGAGGGTTTGCTCGGTGATGAACAGCTGCGGCCCTACCCTTCACTGTGCATGGACGATACCTCGCGCAGCCTGCCAAAACGCGATACCTGGACCCTGGATAACCAGCGCCGGATGATGGTGCCTGACTGGACGACAGGGCTGGCCTGCCTGACGGATGGCCTGTGCGTAGGCATGGTGCCCGCGCATCTGGCACAGCCCCTGATTGAAAGGGGCCAATTGCTCGCGCTGCACTTGCAACAGCCCTTCCCGGCCAGCCCGTCATGCATCGCCTGGGTACAGAGCAATCATTCCCCGGCCATGAACTGGCTACTGGAATATTTGGGAGACACGCCCACCCTGAGCCAGGAGTGGCTCAATGACGCGGGATCTGAGGGGCAGTAA
- a CDS encoding DUF4174 domain-containing protein produces MFIRLLILTGLLVTGLAQAVEVPSPLEQDRGKFRPLIIVARTEVDPTLTTLKQALADPANQKAFNERNMVLYTIVGITGKRDGKDLEPQSTMSLIRGLKPGMIIDKAKVILIGKDGEKKLETEGDADLTELFKTVDALPVAENQTQAQAEVVPPEKTAPAGKAGKPVKPAKAPAQLDD; encoded by the coding sequence ATGTTTATCCGTTTATTGATCCTTACCGGCTTGCTGGTGACCGGCCTGGCGCAGGCTGTTGAAGTTCCAAGCCCCCTTGAACAGGATCGCGGCAAATTTCGCCCCTTGATCATCGTTGCCCGCACTGAAGTCGATCCTACCCTGACCACGCTCAAGCAAGCCCTGGCAGATCCGGCCAATCAGAAGGCCTTCAATGAGCGCAACATGGTGCTGTATACGATTGTCGGCATCACCGGCAAGCGTGATGGCAAAGACCTTGAACCCCAGAGCACGATGTCGCTGATTCGCGGGCTCAAACCCGGGATGATTATCGACAAAGCCAAGGTGATTTTGATTGGCAAGGATGGCGAGAAGAAGCTCGAAACCGAGGGTGATGCCGACCTCACTGAGTTGTTCAAAACGGTTGACGCCTTGCCTGTGGCCGAAAACCAGACTCAGGCCCAGGCTGAGGTGGTGCCCCCCGAGAAAACCGCGCCGGCAGGCAAGGCCGGCAAGCCTGTAAAACCGGCCAAGGCTCCTGCTCAGCTGGATGATTGA
- a CDS encoding DedA family protein — protein MFEHIDFNYLLATYGYLAIFIGCLLEGETILILGGMAAHQHVLKLLPVIGYASLAGMLGDQLLFWVGRYFGARLLPRLHKHQATIGRVTQLINQHPTASIFSVRFLYGMRLVGPMVIGASKVSPLKFFCVNLAGALVWATLFASGGYWAGEFLQRFLGDLKPYRLPIVLAVIVLMVAVALARHLRAKNRVSAK, from the coding sequence ATGTTTGAACACATCGATTTTAACTACTTGCTGGCGACCTATGGCTATCTGGCCATCTTTATCGGCTGTTTGCTGGAGGGTGAGACCATCCTGATTCTGGGGGGCATGGCCGCCCATCAACATGTGCTCAAGCTGTTGCCGGTGATTGGCTACGCGAGTCTGGCGGGGATGCTGGGAGACCAGTTGCTGTTCTGGGTCGGTCGTTATTTTGGTGCTCGCCTGTTGCCCCGTCTGCACAAACATCAGGCCACCATCGGACGGGTGACGCAGTTGATCAATCAGCACCCCACGGCGTCGATTTTCTCTGTGCGTTTTCTGTATGGCATGCGTCTGGTAGGGCCTATGGTCATTGGGGCGAGCAAGGTTTCACCGCTCAAGTTCTTCTGCGTCAATCTGGCCGGCGCGCTGGTATGGGCAACTCTGTTTGCCAGCGGTGGCTACTGGGCCGGTGAGTTTCTGCAGCGCTTTCTGGGCGACCTCAAACCGTATCGTTTGCCGATTGTGCTGGCGGTGATCGTATTGATGGTGGCGGTGGCACTGGCTCGCCATTTGCGCGCTAAAAACCGGGTGAGCGCCAAATAG